The Nitrososphaerota archaeon genome includes a region encoding these proteins:
- the purC gene encoding phosphoribosylaminoimidazolesuccinocarboxamide synthase, with amino-acid sequence MTGNEKIGRLIRKGKVKDVYEADSNQLMFHFTDRVSAFDVVLPSTIPRKGEALCKFAEYWFETLKTPNHMVKVVDKDKMLVKKVEIIPIECVVRGYLYGSFYERVMRKEVSFTGQPVLASKLPEPIFDPTTKHEAKDRPVTREEILSKRWLTEKELRDLEKRSIDLYKQMSKQVAKAGFIIADVKFEFGRDKDGAVLLADSVGPDEFRLWSKEQYKVGESQEAFDKQVVRDWLIQVGYKKQLDEARRRGEKKDPEPPKLPKELVSKVLERYIYAYEKITGRKFD; translated from the coding sequence ATGACTGGTAATGAGAAGATTGGAAGGTTAATTCGAAAAGGGAAGGTTAAGGATGTTTACGAGGCTGATTCGAATCAGCTGATGTTCCACTTTACGGATCGGGTGTCCGCGTTTGATGTAGTGCTGCCGTCTACAATTCCTCGGAAGGGTGAGGCGCTCTGCAAGTTCGCGGAGTACTGGTTTGAGACATTGAAGACTCCTAACCATATGGTTAAGGTGGTTGACAAGGATAAGATGCTTGTGAAGAAGGTTGAGATAATCCCCATTGAGTGTGTTGTCCGAGGCTATCTTTACGGGAGCTTCTATGAGCGAGTGATGAGGAAGGAAGTCTCGTTCACGGGTCAACCTGTTTTGGCGTCGAAGCTTCCTGAGCCCATCTTCGATCCTACGACTAAGCACGAGGCTAAAGATCGACCTGTAACTCGTGAGGAGATACTTTCGAAGCGGTGGTTGACTGAGAAGGAGCTTCGAGACCTTGAGAAGCGTTCAATTGATCTTTACAAGCAGATGAGCAAGCAGGTCGCTAAGGCAGGCTTTATCATAGCTGATGTTAAGTTCGAGTTTGGTAGAGACAAGGATGGTGCTGTCCTGCTCGCTGACTCTGTTGGGCCGGATGAGTTCAGGCTCTGGAGTAAAGAGCAGTACAAGGTGGGTGAGTCTCAGGAGGCGTTCGATAAGCAGGTTGTCCGTGACTGGTTGATACAGGTGGGTTACAAGAAGCAGCTGGATGAGGCTCGGCGTCGAGGTGAGAAGAAGGATCCAGAGCCGCCTAAGCTTCCTAAGGAGCTGGTCTCTAAGGTGCTTGAAAGGTATATTTACGCTTACGAGAAGATAACCGGTAGAAAATTCGATTGA
- the purE gene encoding 5-(carboxyamino)imidazole ribonucleotide mutase, producing MAAGTVAVISGSTSDKQIVEQATGMLDQFGVKYEVKVLSAHRNPEGLRRFVEGSKADVFIAIAGMAAHLPGVIASLTVKPVIGVPVSGKLGGLDALLSIVQMPSGIPVASVAVDSGKNAGLLAAEILALKDQGLKEKLLEYRRKLAEG from the coding sequence ATATCTGGAAGCACCTCGGATAAGCAGATTGTTGAGCAGGCTACTGGGATGCTTGACCAGTTTGGTGTCAAGTATGAGGTGAAGGTTCTTTCTGCTCACCGGAATCCTGAGGGGCTTAGAAGATTTGTTGAAGGCTCCAAGGCTGATGTGTTTATCGCTATTGCAGGGATGGCGGCTCATCTGCCGGGTGTCATAGCGTCGCTTACAGTGAAGCCGGTAATTGGGGTGCCTGTGTCAGGCAAACTCGGCGGTCTCGACGCGCTTCTATCGATTGTGCAGATGCCTTCAGGTATTCCGGTGGCGAGTGTAGCTGTTGACAGCGGTAAAAACGCCGGGTTACTTGCGGCAGAGATCCTCGCGTTGAAGGATCAAGGTCTAAAAGAGAAGCTCTTAGAGTACAGGCGGAAGCTAGCGGAGGGGTAA